A single window of Plasmodium malariae genome assembly, contig: PmUG01_00_8, whole genome shotgun sequence DNA harbors:
- the PmUG01_00020500 gene encoding PIR protein, with amino-acid sequence MSSVLQENFIQSLPSKIYYRQNFETKVNYCLSYEDEEKFLKKRNEIYNNGKIKSIADKLMSPLCYVAFTNEGDECNKQYHNLYYWLGNELFNKLEEDSFSKVIGILEDVSNVFSGGGRCKCKFFKNINKEKFEKMKIVFDYCKDHEKIEKTLELYKKTCDSKFNDYLVKANSAYNEIYNCTENNSEPYCYELKNHVTNCLNKKLSSLKCEIKEVSTEDKASSQYNTDYIDPEYVRYASIFSSSQIFLYFVLPFIGILLIGFLLYKFTPVWSWIQARVLKKKSIRRNFNDMDKLELTEYTYEKRKSNVSRRQLNVGYYAT; translated from the exons ATGTCCAGTGTACTACAG gaaaattttatacaatCGCTACCAtccaaaatttattatagaCAAAATTTTGAGACAAAAGTCAATTATTGCTTATCGTATgaagatgaagaaaaatttctaaaaaaaagaaatgagatatataataatggaaaaattaaaagtattgCAGATAAGCTTATGAGTCCTTTGTGTTATGTGGCTTTTACTAATGAAGGAGATGAATGTAATAAGCAATATCATAATTTGTACTATTGGTTAGgaaatgaattatttaataaattagagGAAGATTCATTTTCAAAAGTTATTGGAATACTTGAGGATGTTTCAAATGTTTTCTCTGGGGGTGGTAGATGCAagtgtaaattttttaaaaatattaataaggagaagtttgaaaaaatgaagattgTTTTTGATTACTGTAAAGATCACGAGAAGATTGAAAAAACCTTGGAACTGTATAAGAAAACATGTGATAGTAAATTTAATGATTATCTTGTTAAAGCTAATAGTGcttataatgaaatatataattgtacaGAAAATAATTCTGAACCATATTGTTATGAACTTAAAAATCATGTTACTAATTGCCTTAATAAAAAGCTATCTTCTTTGAAGTGTGAAATAAAGGAAGTTTCCACAGAAGACAAAGCTTCAAGCCAATATAATACTGATTATATTGACCCAGAATATGTAAGATATGCATCTATTTTTAGTTCATCTCAAATTTTCCTGTACTTCGTTCTACCCTTTATTGGTATTTTGTTAATTGGTTTCCTTCTATATAaa ttTACTCCAGTTTGGTCATGGATACAAGCTCGagtattaaagaaaaaatcaaTTAGACgtaattttaatgatatgGATAAACTAGAATTAAcagaatatacatatgaaaaaagaaaatcaaATGTAAGTAGAAGACAATTAAATGTAGGATATTATGCTACATGA